From a region of the Acinetobacter larvae genome:
- a CDS encoding pirin family protein: MKTTIHRSEARGYIDHGWLKTHHSFSFGQWYDPDLMGVGALRVINEDIIAPQRGFATHPHKDMEILTYVISGTLTHQDSMGNQTHITAGEWQLMRAGTGIRHSEVNQGPEAVHLFQIWIQPDQLNLQPHYQQIRLDAKETPNQWQQIAANDQQAPMHIHQQVRIETAYLQQQQQLALPLTGQKGYLHVIDGEVIVNQQRLSQGDAIQIDQATAILAQTHSHLLYFDLAIAQPE; this comes from the coding sequence ATGAAAACAACTATCCATCGCAGTGAAGCGCGCGGCTATATCGATCATGGCTGGCTAAAAACACATCATAGTTTTTCCTTTGGTCAATGGTATGATCCAGACCTTATGGGTGTCGGCGCACTACGGGTGATTAATGAAGATATTATTGCACCCCAACGTGGTTTTGCCACCCACCCACACAAGGACATGGAAATTTTGACTTATGTTATTTCTGGTACCTTGACCCATCAAGACAGTATGGGCAACCAAACACACATTACTGCCGGCGAATGGCAACTCATGCGAGCAGGTACAGGTATTCGTCACAGTGAGGTTAACCAAGGTCCAGAAGCAGTACATCTATTTCAAATATGGATACAACCCGACCAACTCAATCTACAACCGCATTATCAACAGATTCGACTAGATGCCAAGGAAACGCCCAATCAATGGCAGCAAATTGCAGCAAATGATCAACAAGCACCGATGCATATCCATCAACAGGTACGGATCGAAACTGCCTATCTGCAACAGCAGCAACAGTTGGCATTGCCACTCACTGGGCAAAAAGGCTATTTGCATGTTATTGATGGTGAAGTCATTGTCAATCAGCAGCGGTTAAGCCAAGGCGATGCTATACAGATTGATCAAGCCACTGCTATTTTAGCCCAAACGCATAGCCATTTACTTTATTTTGACTTGGCAATCGCGCAGCCCGAATAG
- a CDS encoding L,D-transpeptidase family protein — protein MMSVLLLSICGLLQAQPNSPSPVASKPTVAVSWGIDQLNQAQWDASLGRGQFPAYARAQVMLNTQHASPGAIDAMSGKNFLKALSAYQQMNALNISGTLDRETWEHLVARQQQDAFQYYTIQAEDLKGPYVNSIPRDYALQAKMQGLHYTRVSEMLAEKFHMDENFLKQINPKANFSKVGERIVVSNVRNELPTDITLIVAHKGARQLYMFNAQNQMVASFPASIGASNTPSPKGTHTITKVVKNPFYGYSPKNFVQGKNNKPLTLPPGPNGPVGNIWIALSKPSFGIHGTANPSLISKTASHGCIRLTNWDANDLGRKVSAGTVVKFVD, from the coding sequence ATGATGAGCGTATTGTTGCTCAGCATATGTGGTTTGCTACAGGCACAGCCCAATTCACCAAGCCCAGTTGCCAGCAAGCCCACAGTAGCCGTTTCTTGGGGAATAGATCAACTCAATCAAGCACAATGGGATGCCAGTTTGGGACGGGGGCAATTCCCGGCCTACGCACGCGCACAAGTTATGTTGAATACCCAGCATGCTTCACCCGGTGCGATTGATGCTATGAGTGGGAAAAATTTTTTAAAAGCGCTTTCCGCATATCAACAGATGAATGCTTTGAATATTAGTGGGACTTTGGATCGTGAGACCTGGGAACATTTAGTGGCAAGACAACAGCAGGATGCATTTCAGTACTATACGATTCAGGCCGAAGACTTAAAAGGTCCGTATGTCAATAGTATTCCGCGGGATTACGCATTGCAGGCAAAAATGCAAGGTCTGCACTATACCCGTGTCTCAGAGATGTTGGCAGAGAAGTTTCATATGGATGAAAACTTTTTAAAGCAGATCAATCCCAAAGCCAATTTTTCCAAGGTTGGAGAGCGTATTGTAGTCAGCAATGTTCGCAATGAACTGCCTACAGACATTACTTTGATTGTGGCGCATAAAGGTGCGCGGCAACTGTATATGTTTAATGCGCAAAATCAAATGGTAGCATCTTTTCCTGCCAGTATTGGTGCGAGCAATACGCCATCGCCCAAGGGCACGCATACCATTACCAAAGTGGTCAAAAATCCATTTTATGGTTATTCACCTAAAAACTTTGTTCAAGGGAAAAATAATAAACCGTTGACTTTACCACCGGGTCCAAATGGTCCAGTCGGTAATATTTGGATTGCATTGAGCAAACCCAGTTTTGGCATTCACGGTACAGCAAATCCAAGTCTGATTTCTAAAACGGCATCGCATGGTTGTATTCGCCTCACCAATTGGGATGCCAATGATCTTGGGCGTAAGGTCAGTGCGGGGACGGTGGTCAAGTTTGTAGACTAG